A part of uncultured Acidilobus sp. JCHS genomic DNA contains:
- a CDS encoding Glycosyltransferase, which translates to MESLRIAMVSDWFLPRVGGVEVSIHELARALGMRGHEVFVVTHSYTTTKSSHVLEDGDHYIVYRAPSPINVKDDVTLDPLAVARSVLFIKRNAFDLVHSHGISSTLSLMTSMVASGGIGVPSVLTNHSLISNDLPPGVRRLLKYGLKWPTVLTGVSRAASHDVEVISGRNSRLTPNCIDVNKWREAASSQKLEGDPAVIITSRLSRRKNPLEIARVAELVLRRLPRAVFYVIGDGVLSADLRKLIASRGLEGHVRLLGTRPRHEVAKMLSGADFFALTSYRESFGLAVLEAMALGLVPVVYRSPGVLDLVEDGQSGFVADDATSMTEAIANAYEDQALFRSASRASVERARLFDCQAVIDSYVLPVYREALNSCSQNDRRFLVYRLYRRLVGDPVRPGEWCSERKWRYHERAKEGLVPVIRRRA; encoded by the coding sequence TTCCTCCCCCGAGTCGGGGGCGTCGAGGTAAGCATACATGAGCTAGCCCGCGCGCTCGGCATGAGAGGGCATGAGGTATTTGTCGTCACGCACAGCTACACGACTACAAAGAGCTCGCATGTCCTTGAGGATGGAGACCACTATATTGTCTACAGGGCCCCCTCACCTATTAACGTAAAGGATGACGTGACCCTGGACCCATTAGCTGTCGCGAGGTCTGTTCTGTTCATTAAGCGTAACGCCTTTGACCTAGTGCACTCACACGGGATCTCCTCTACGCTGAGCCTTATGACAAGTATGGTCGCGAGCGGCGGCATCGGCGTGCCCAGCGTCCTGACGAATCACTCCCTGATATCTAATGACCTGCCACCTGGCGTGAGGAGGCTGCTCAAGTACGGGCTTAAGTGGCCAACAGTGCTTACTGGCGTCTCGAGGGCCGCCTCGCACGACGTCGAGGTCATCAGTGGGAGAAATTCAAGGCTGACGCCTAACTGCATAGACGTCAATAAGTGGCGCGAGGCCGCCTCCTCTCAAAAGCTTGAGGGGGACCCGGCCGTCATAATAACGTCCAGGCTCTCGAGGAGGAAGAACCCCCTTGAGATAGCTAGGGTCGCTGAGCTGGTCCTCAGGAGACTACCCAGGGCGGTGTTCTACGTCATAGGGGACGGAGTCCTCTCGGCAGACCTGAGGAAGCTCATAGCCAGCAGAGGACTAGAAGGCCACGTAAGGCTCCTCGGTACAAGACCCAGGCATGAGGTTGCTAAAATGCTGTCGGGCGCTGACTTCTTTGCCCTAACCAGTTACAGAGAGTCCTTTGGGCTGGCGGTCCTTGAGGCGATGGCCCTGGGCTTAGTCCCCGTAGTGTACAGGTCACCCGGCGTACTTGACCTAGTAGAGGACGGACAAAGCGGCTTCGTAGCTGATGACGCGACCTCCATGACTGAGGCCATAGCCAACGCCTACGAGGACCAGGCCCTGTTCCGCTCTGCCTCAAGGGCGTCAGTGGAGAGGGCCAGGCTCTTCGACTGCCAGGCCGTGATAGACAGCTATGTCCTACCTGTCTACAGGGAGGCCTTGAATTCCTGCTCTCAGAATGACAGGAGGTTCCTAGTTTACAGGCTATATCGCCGCCTAGTAGGAGACCCTGTGAGGCCGGGCGAGTGGTGTAGTGAGAGGAAGTGGAGGTATCATGAAAGGGCCAAGGAGGGCCTTGTCCCTGTCATTCGACGTAGAGCCTGA
- a CDS encoding putative xylanase/chitin deacetylase, with translation MSLSFDVEPDAPPYLNTLRGVDEGLPRLLDLLDELRVRATFFFDAKVAEGRERLAKEVVDRGHELGSHGYGHVRLDRVSRGEALSLIDKSLRTLRRFSEVVSFRAPNLKLPWPLLKDLVTLGVEVDSSVASYKPPFVRQPFCYGGLLRVPVSVTSSVLRVPHSHELLRLTLRNSYIVLFAHPWEFVKLRHWRPDIWLWTGPGLYLKLKNIVKAYVERGYDVITIREARGLVIRCGDGEA, from the coding sequence TTGTCCCTGTCATTCGACGTAGAGCCTGACGCGCCCCCTTACCTGAACACCCTCAGGGGTGTTGACGAGGGCCTTCCTAGGCTGCTCGACCTCCTTGACGAACTGAGGGTCAGGGCAACCTTCTTCTTCGACGCGAAGGTCGCCGAGGGGAGGGAAAGGCTCGCCAAGGAGGTCGTTGACAGAGGCCACGAGCTCGGCAGCCACGGGTACGGGCATGTTAGGCTTGACAGGGTCAGCAGGGGGGAGGCGCTGAGCCTTATTGACAAGTCCCTGAGGACCCTCAGGCGGTTCTCTGAAGTCGTCTCGTTCAGGGCGCCTAACCTCAAGCTTCCCTGGCCACTGCTGAAGGACCTGGTCACCCTAGGGGTAGAGGTCGACTCAAGCGTGGCCTCGTATAAGCCCCCCTTTGTCAGGCAGCCCTTCTGCTACGGGGGCCTCCTCAGGGTACCGGTGTCGGTGACCAGCAGCGTCCTCAGGGTCCCCCACTCCCATGAGCTGCTTAGGCTGACCCTAAGGAACAGCTACATCGTGTTGTTCGCCCACCCCTGGGAGTTCGTCAAGCTTAGGCACTGGAGGCCTGACATCTGGCTGTGGACAGGTCCCGGCCTCTACCTAAAGCTTAAGAACATAGTGAAGGCCTACGTGGAACGAGGGTATGACGTCATTACGATCAGGGAGGCCAGAGGCCTGGTGATCAGGTGTGGTGATGGGGAGGCTTAG
- a CDS encoding Phosphatidylglycerophosphate synthase, whose translation MVMGRLRELVNKVAPSTIGKALARRGVKADYITYAGLALAALAPVVAALREGWAVPVLVALSSLMDVIDGAVARASGRTTPFGSYLDSVTDRASDAMFITAIAVLGANAYLSLVTLMFSFLVSYARSKGELLGVKMEGVGLMERGERAILLLLASIAAAAGSLLACNIIVLTIAVLSAVTVIQRSVHIKRSLEAAPKPTS comes from the coding sequence GTGGTGATGGGGAGGCTTAGGGAGCTGGTCAACAAGGTGGCCCCGTCAACTATAGGCAAGGCGCTCGCCAGACGAGGCGTCAAGGCTGACTACATAACTTACGCGGGCCTGGCCCTAGCCGCCCTGGCCCCTGTCGTCGCGGCCCTAAGGGAGGGCTGGGCGGTGCCAGTCCTCGTGGCGCTCTCAAGCCTTATGGATGTGATAGATGGCGCTGTGGCCAGGGCCTCGGGCAGGACCACGCCCTTCGGCTCCTACCTGGACTCCGTGACCGACAGGGCCTCTGACGCCATGTTCATAACCGCCATAGCCGTTCTCGGCGCTAACGCCTACCTCTCCCTTGTAACCCTCATGTTCTCCTTCCTGGTCAGCTACGCCAGGTCGAAGGGGGAGCTGCTGGGCGTCAAGATGGAGGGCGTGGGCCTCATGGAGAGGGGCGAGAGGGCGATACTGCTCCTCCTCGCCTCAATAGCCGCGGCGGCCGGCAGCCTCCTAGCCTGTAACATCATTGTGCTCACTATAGCTGTCCTCTCCGCGGTTACAGTAATCCAGAGGTCTGTGCACATCAAGAGGAGCTTGGAGGCCGCCCCTAAGCCTACCTCATAA
- a CDS encoding Fumarase — protein sequence MSYAERSREYYLETGTRFPRLIIWAIGLVKASAARANAKLGLLDEGLASCIYEEALRLSQGLYDDEVTVDVFQTGSGTGLNMNVNDVIASHARKRCNREVHPNDHVNMGQSSNDVVPTAIRVAAYKAVSNLVIPAARSMASSLRARASEYMELVKPGRTHLRDALPVTFGMELEAYADALEGDATMIEQASERLLEVPLGGTAVGTGLNAHPRFVEVVIRELSSLTGLQLRQANRMRAMRSLTDLVALSGAIRSLALDLYRLSQDLRLLSSGPNTGLGEVEIPTEVAGSSIMPGKKNPVTLEAAMQAIAQVIGLDAAVSWASSLGELELNMGIPLVGYDVQLEASLISEALRKVETMVVRRLKANAERMRRLAESSQALITVFSPLLGYDLATAVSEEVSRGVSLEDALRRHGVPEDKVVLVKDLLRLVKPGYPAKDLEARSA from the coding sequence TTGAGCTACGCCGAGAGGTCCAGGGAGTATTACCTTGAGACGGGCACCAGGTTCCCAAGGCTCATAATCTGGGCCATAGGCCTCGTGAAGGCCTCTGCAGCGAGGGCCAATGCCAAGCTGGGCCTCCTTGACGAGGGGTTGGCCTCATGCATATATGAGGAGGCCCTGAGGCTGTCCCAGGGGCTCTATGACGATGAGGTGACTGTTGACGTCTTCCAGACGGGGTCTGGGACGGGCCTAAACATGAACGTCAATGATGTCATAGCTTCTCATGCCAGGAAGAGGTGCAATAGGGAGGTCCACCCAAACGACCACGTCAACATGGGGCAGTCAAGCAACGACGTTGTGCCAACGGCCATTAGGGTGGCAGCCTATAAGGCCGTCTCCAACCTCGTCATCCCAGCGGCCAGATCTATGGCCTCGTCGCTCAGGGCCAGGGCCTCAGAGTACATGGAACTTGTCAAGCCAGGGAGGACGCACCTGAGGGATGCCCTGCCAGTGACCTTCGGCATGGAGCTTGAGGCCTACGCTGACGCCCTAGAGGGCGACGCCACAATGATAGAGCAGGCCTCAGAGAGGCTCCTGGAGGTCCCGCTCGGAGGCACGGCCGTGGGCACAGGCCTTAACGCTCATCCCAGGTTCGTGGAGGTCGTCATCAGAGAGCTCTCATCGCTTACTGGCCTTCAGCTGAGGCAGGCCAACAGGATGAGGGCCATGAGGAGCCTCACCGACCTAGTAGCCCTGAGCGGCGCCATAAGGTCGCTGGCGCTTGACCTGTACAGGCTGAGCCAGGACCTCAGGCTCCTGAGCTCAGGCCCCAACACGGGCCTCGGCGAGGTAGAGATACCAACTGAGGTAGCGGGGAGCAGCATAATGCCGGGCAAGAAGAACCCCGTGACGCTGGAGGCGGCCATGCAGGCGATAGCCCAGGTCATAGGTCTTGACGCCGCCGTCTCCTGGGCCTCCTCGCTCGGCGAGCTGGAGCTGAACATGGGCATACCGCTGGTGGGCTATGACGTTCAGCTAGAGGCGTCCCTGATATCTGAGGCCCTCAGGAAGGTCGAGACGATGGTCGTCAGGAGGCTTAAGGCCAACGCTGAGAGGATGAGGAGGCTCGCCGAGTCAAGCCAGGCTCTAATAACGGTCTTCTCGCCTCTCTTAGGTTACGACCTGGCTACCGCCGTCTCTGAGGAGGTCAGCAGAGGTGTTAGCCTGGAGGACGCCTTAAGAAGGCACGGCGTGCCTGAGGACAAGGTTGTGTTAGTTAAGGACCTCCTAAGGCTCGTGAAGCCCGGTTACCCAGCGAAGGACTTAGAGGCAAGGTCTGCGTAA